From the genome of Polyodon spathula isolate WHYD16114869_AA chromosome 14, ASM1765450v1, whole genome shotgun sequence, one region includes:
- the LOC121326700 gene encoding glutamate--cysteine ligase regulatory subunit-like codes for MEKQNAAAILLLKQATTLNIHTGNLVNWSRLKKKCPSSTSEELQGCIRETLSEWCTKIAPAQEKEAPSTLECSLTQTTDAIIPEEREELKVSVKLFLSGSDPSSIRIAVDLACSTLGVSQLDSVIIVSPPLPEGVSLTLEHLQPHWEELESLLQSHKIAAIGTSDLDKPLLEQLYMWAKVKPSSNQVNLASCCVMPPDLTAFAKEYDIQLLTHNDSKELITETNFQESVSEGVKDAVVVDWSLEWVLRYSVIVKSRGIIKSKGYLVQAKRIIS; via the exons ATGGAAAAACAAAACGCAGCTGCCATACTGCTCCTTAAGCAGGCTACAACGCTTAACATCCATACCGGGAACCTGGTCAACTGGAGCCGCCTGAAGAAAAAATGCCCTTCATCGACCAGCGAGGAG ctACAGGGCTGCATTCGAGAAACCCTGAGTGAATGGTGTACTAAAATCGCCCCAGCCCAGGAAAAG GAAGCTCCAAGCACACTGGAATGCTCGCTGACCCAGACAACAGATGCCATCATTCCAGAGGAAAGGGAAGAATTGAAGGTTTCTG tgaagtTGTTTCTCAGTGGGTCGGACCCCTCGTCCATCAGAATTGCAGTAGATTTGG CCTGTTCTACACTGGGGGTGTCTCAGCTGGACTCTGTGATTATCGTGTCTCCTCCTTTACCGGAGGGAGTCAGCCTGACCCTGGAACACCTGCAACCTCATTGGGAGGAGCTGGAGAGCCTGCTTCAGAGCCACAAGATTGCAGCCATCGGCACTTCTGATTTAGACAAGCCTCTGCTGGAGCAGCTGTACATGTGGGCAAAG GTGAAGCCCAGCAGTAACCAGGTGAATCTGGCTTCCTGCTGTGTGATGCCACCAGACCTGACTGCCTTTGCCAAGGAGTACGATATACAGCTGCTGACCCACAATGATTCCAAAG AGCTCATCACGGAGACGAACTTCCAGGAGTCTGTCAGCGAGGGTGTTAAAGATGCCGTGGTAGTGGATTGGTCATTGGAGTGGGTTCTTCGCTACTCTGTCATTGTCAAAAGCCGAGGCATTATCAAATCCAAGGGCTATCTTGTTCAAGCTAAAAGAATCATCTCTTAA